A single Pan troglodytes isolate AG18354 chromosome 19, NHGRI_mPanTro3-v2.0_pri, whole genome shotgun sequence DNA region contains:
- the LOC100614183 gene encoding LOW QUALITY PROTEIN: estradiol 17-beta-dehydrogenase 1 (The sequence of the model RefSeq protein was modified relative to this genomic sequence to represent the inferred CDS: inserted 2 bases in 1 codon; substituted 1 base at 1 genomic stop codon): protein MACTVVLITGCSSGIGLHLAIHLALDPSQSFKVYATLRDLKTQGRLWEAARALACPQGSLERLQLDVRNSSSLATARERVTKGRVDVLVCNTGLGLLGPLGEDAVASVLDVNVVGTVRVLQDFLPDMKQPGSGRVLVTGSMGGLMGLPFNDVYCASKFALEGLCESLAVLLLPFGVHVSLIECGPVDTAFMQKVLGGPDQVMDRTNTRTFRLLHXYLHHSKEIYREEAQHPEEVVKVFLTAMRAPKPTLRXFTTRRFLHQLLMRLDDPFGFDYAAAMHRDVFADDPAEAEAGAEAGGGAGGMGDPELSDPLAAPQERLRQPLSPAPSFVSWACAVPGDGTAVAAVDG, encoded by the exons ATGGCCTGCACCGTGGTGCTCATCACCGGCTGTTCCTCAGGTATTGGCCTGCACTTGGCAATACATCTGGCTTTGGACCCATCCCAGAGCTTCAAAG TGTATGCCACGTTGAGGGACCTGAAAACACAGGGCCGGCTGTGGGAGGCGGCCCGGGCCCTGGCATGCCCTCAGGGATCCCTGGAGAGGTTGCAGCTGGATGTAAGGAACTCGAGCTCCCTGGCCACTGCCCGGGAACGCGTGACCAAGGGCCGTGTGGATGTGCTGG TGTGTAACACAGGCCTGGGCCTGCTGGGGCCGCTGGGGGAGGACGCCGTGGCCTCTGTACTGGATGTGAATGTAGTAGGTACTGTGCGGGTGCTGCAGGACTTCCTGCCAGACATGAAGCAGCCGGGTTCGGGACGCGTGTTGGTGACTGGGAGCATGGGAGGATTGATGG GGCTGCCTTTCAATGACGTTTATTGCGCCAGCAAGTTCGCGCTCGAAGGCTTATGTGAGAGTCTGGCGGTTCTGCTGCTGCCCTTTGGGGTCCA CGTGAGCCTGATCGAGTGCGGCCCTGTGGACACCGCCTTCATGCAGAAGGTGTTGGGCGGTCCCGACCAGGTGATGGACCGCACGAACACCCGGACCTTCCGCCTCTTGCACTAATACCTCCACCACAGCAAGGAGATCTACCGCGAGGAGGCGCAGCACCCTGAGGAGGTGGTGAAG GTCTTCCTCACCGCTATGCGCGCCCCGAAGCCGACCCTGCG TTTCACAACCAGGCGCTTCCTGCACCAGCTGCTGATGCGCCTGGACGACCCCTTTGGCTTCGACTACGCCGCCGCCATGCACCGGGACGTGTTCGCCGACGATCCCGCAGAGGCCGAGGCTGGGGCCgaggccgggggcggggccggtGGGATGGGAGACCCTGAGCTCAGCGATCCTCTGGCCGCCCCGCAAGAAAGGCTCCGTCAGCCACTGTCTCCCGCGCCCTCCTTTGTCTCCTGGGCCTGTGCGGTCCCTGGGGATGGGACGGCGGTGGCGGCTGTGGATGGCTAA